One window from the genome of Pungitius pungitius chromosome 14, fPunPun2.1, whole genome shotgun sequence encodes:
- the pole2 gene encoding DNA polymerase epsilon subunit 2 isoform X1 codes for MDVARKIKTKVSAGFKMRGLILRPDASRYLVEVLESVNASELDDIMEKVLDAVEKQPLSSSMIELSVVESAVQDCTQSCDETIDNVFNIIGAFDVPRYIYSIERKKFVPISMTSHSAPSLCGLAKDKAELFRERYTILQQRIHRHQLFTPPAIGAAVEEGQNKFQLKTIEALLGSTAKLGEVIVLGMITQLKEGTFFLEDPSGTVKLEMSKAQFHNGLYTESCFVLAEEILRGWFCPAGWYEDSVFHVNGFGFPPTESSSATRAYYGNLNFFGGPSTTSVKASAKLKQLEEENEDAMFVIVSDVWLDNVEVMEKLNMMFSGYASMPPTCFILCGNFSSAPYGKTQIKSLKDSLKALADAICAHPSIHSSCRFVFVPGPEDPGPGTILPRPPLADYITEEFKQRVPFSVFTTNPCRIQYCSQEIVIIREDMVNKMCRNCVRLPNNNLDIPNHFVKTILSQGHLTPLPLYVSPVFWAYDYSLRVYPVPDVIIFADKYDPFSIKNTDCLCVNPGSFPKSGFTFKVYYPSNRTVEDSKLQGL; via the exons ATGGATGTCGCTCGCAAAATAAAGACGAAAGTGTCCGCTGGCTTCAAGATGCGGGGACTTATACTAAGACC GGATGCCAGCAGATATCTAGTAGAGGTCCTGGAGTCTGTCAATGCATCTGAACTGGATGATATTATGGAAAAGGTCTTGGATGCAGTGGAAAAACAACCAT TGTCCTCTAGTATGATCGAGCTGTCGGTGGTGGAGAGTGCTGTTCAGGATTGCACTCAGTCTTGTGATGAAACCAT AGATAATGTCTTTAACATTATTGGAGCCTTTGATGTACCCCGATACATTTACAGCATAGAGCGGAAGAAATTTGTACC CATAAGCATGACGAGCCACTCGGCACCCAGTCTGTGTGGTTTGGCCAAAGACAAAGCTGAACTGTTCAGGGAGCGCTACACCATCTTACAACAG CGTATCCATCGGCACCAGCTCTTCACCCCACCTGCAATAGGAGCTGCTGTGGAAGAGGGTCAAAACAAATTTCAG CTTAAGACAATTGAGGCACTTCTTGGTAGCACAGCAAAACTGGGAGAAGTGATCGTTCTTGGGATGATCACACAACTGAAGGAG GGTACATTTTTCCTGGAGGACCCGAGTGGAACAGTAAAGCTTGAGATGTCCAAAGCA CAGTTTCATAACGGCTTGTACACAGAATCCTGCTTTGTGCTGGCAGAAG AAATATTACGGGGATGGTTTTGTCCTGCAGGTTGGTACGAGGACTCAGTTTTCCACGTCAATGGCTTCGGGTTTCCACCAACAGAGTCGTCATCGGCCACAAG GGCCTACTACGGCAATCTGAACTTCTTTGGTGGTCCATCCACAACTTCTGTGAAGGCTTCAGCCAAGctgaagcagctggaggaggagaatgaagaTGCCATGTTTGTAATTGTTTCTGATGTGTGGCTGGACAACGTTGAAGTGATGGAGAAGCTCAACATGATGTTCTCAG GTTATGCTTCGATGCCTCCTAcctgtttcattttgtgtgGAAACTTCTCTTCTGCCCCGTACGGAAAGACACAGATCAAATCACTCAAAG ACTCATTGAAGGCTCTTGCTGACGCTATATGTGCGCATCCCAGCATTCACAGCAG TTGTCGCTTTGTATTTGTTCCTGGCCCTGAAGACCCGGGTCCAGGCACCATACTGCCACG GCCTCCTTTGGCAGATTACATCACAGAGGAGTTCAAACAGAGGGTGCCATTTTCTGTGTTCACTACTAACCCATGCAG GATCCAGTACTGCAGCCAGGAGATTGTCATTATCAGGGAAGACATGGTCAACAAGATGTGCAGGAACTGCGTCCGGTTGCCCAATAATAATCTTGACATTCCAAACCAT TTTGTTAAGACCATTTTATCCCAGGGTCACCTGACTCCACTGCCTCTGTATGTCAGTCCTGTATTCTGGGCGTACGACTACTCCCTGCGGGTCTACCCAGTCCCAGATGTCATCATATTTGCAGACAAATATGACCCATTCAGCATTAAAAACACAGACTGCCTGTGTGTGAACCCG GGTTCTTTCCCCAAAAGTGGCTTCACATTTAAGGTGTACTACCCATCCAACAGAACTGTTGAGGACAG
- the pole2 gene encoding DNA polymerase epsilon subunit 2 isoform X2 has translation MDVARKIKTKVSAGFKMRGLILRPDASRYLVEVLESVNASELDDIMEKVLDAVEKQPLSSSMIELSVVESAVQDCTQSCDETIDNVFNIIGAFDVPRYIYSIERKKFVPISMTSHSAPSLCGLAKDKAELFRERYTILQQRIHRHQLFTPPAIGAAVEEGQNKFQLKTIEALLGSTAKLGEVIVLGMITQLKEGTFFLEDPSGTVKLEMSKAQFHNGLYTESCFVLAEGWYEDSVFHVNGFGFPPTESSSATRAYYGNLNFFGGPSTTSVKASAKLKQLEEENEDAMFVIVSDVWLDNVEVMEKLNMMFSGYASMPPTCFILCGNFSSAPYGKTQIKSLKDSLKALADAICAHPSIHSSCRFVFVPGPEDPGPGTILPRPPLADYITEEFKQRVPFSVFTTNPCRIQYCSQEIVIIREDMVNKMCRNCVRLPNNNLDIPNHFVKTILSQGHLTPLPLYVSPVFWAYDYSLRVYPVPDVIIFADKYDPFSIKNTDCLCVNPGSFPKSGFTFKVYYPSNRTVEDSKLQGL, from the exons ATGGATGTCGCTCGCAAAATAAAGACGAAAGTGTCCGCTGGCTTCAAGATGCGGGGACTTATACTAAGACC GGATGCCAGCAGATATCTAGTAGAGGTCCTGGAGTCTGTCAATGCATCTGAACTGGATGATATTATGGAAAAGGTCTTGGATGCAGTGGAAAAACAACCAT TGTCCTCTAGTATGATCGAGCTGTCGGTGGTGGAGAGTGCTGTTCAGGATTGCACTCAGTCTTGTGATGAAACCAT AGATAATGTCTTTAACATTATTGGAGCCTTTGATGTACCCCGATACATTTACAGCATAGAGCGGAAGAAATTTGTACC CATAAGCATGACGAGCCACTCGGCACCCAGTCTGTGTGGTTTGGCCAAAGACAAAGCTGAACTGTTCAGGGAGCGCTACACCATCTTACAACAG CGTATCCATCGGCACCAGCTCTTCACCCCACCTGCAATAGGAGCTGCTGTGGAAGAGGGTCAAAACAAATTTCAG CTTAAGACAATTGAGGCACTTCTTGGTAGCACAGCAAAACTGGGAGAAGTGATCGTTCTTGGGATGATCACACAACTGAAGGAG GGTACATTTTTCCTGGAGGACCCGAGTGGAACAGTAAAGCTTGAGATGTCCAAAGCA CAGTTTCATAACGGCTTGTACACAGAATCCTGCTTTGTGCTGGCAGAAG GTTGGTACGAGGACTCAGTTTTCCACGTCAATGGCTTCGGGTTTCCACCAACAGAGTCGTCATCGGCCACAAG GGCCTACTACGGCAATCTGAACTTCTTTGGTGGTCCATCCACAACTTCTGTGAAGGCTTCAGCCAAGctgaagcagctggaggaggagaatgaagaTGCCATGTTTGTAATTGTTTCTGATGTGTGGCTGGACAACGTTGAAGTGATGGAGAAGCTCAACATGATGTTCTCAG GTTATGCTTCGATGCCTCCTAcctgtttcattttgtgtgGAAACTTCTCTTCTGCCCCGTACGGAAAGACACAGATCAAATCACTCAAAG ACTCATTGAAGGCTCTTGCTGACGCTATATGTGCGCATCCCAGCATTCACAGCAG TTGTCGCTTTGTATTTGTTCCTGGCCCTGAAGACCCGGGTCCAGGCACCATACTGCCACG GCCTCCTTTGGCAGATTACATCACAGAGGAGTTCAAACAGAGGGTGCCATTTTCTGTGTTCACTACTAACCCATGCAG GATCCAGTACTGCAGCCAGGAGATTGTCATTATCAGGGAAGACATGGTCAACAAGATGTGCAGGAACTGCGTCCGGTTGCCCAATAATAATCTTGACATTCCAAACCAT TTTGTTAAGACCATTTTATCCCAGGGTCACCTGACTCCACTGCCTCTGTATGTCAGTCCTGTATTCTGGGCGTACGACTACTCCCTGCGGGTCTACCCAGTCCCAGATGTCATCATATTTGCAGACAAATATGACCCATTCAGCATTAAAAACACAGACTGCCTGTGTGTGAACCCG GGTTCTTTCCCCAAAAGTGGCTTCACATTTAAGGTGTACTACCCATCCAACAGAACTGTTGAGGACAG